The following are encoded in a window of Megalops cyprinoides isolate fMegCyp1 chromosome 16, fMegCyp1.pri, whole genome shotgun sequence genomic DNA:
- the LOC118791019 gene encoding seipin-like isoform X2, which produces MEGKRLGVAGGTDRSPMSFKMEPGGQPQHRGGSGGSCSGGGEMASAVGPILLWLQDVVVLALLRGRRTLLQAAILLCVLVLLLWVAIFLYGSFYYSYMPTASFRMPIHYHYRTDCDSSSRDLCSFPMANVSLLRNGRDQVMIYGQPYRISLDLEMPESPVNQDLGMFMIRMSCYSSEGRSIATVSRSVSLLTSSGSRTAMLHFRSSLLQTMATLLFSPLLLSGMSEQKQLVEVELFSAYKENSYLPTVGAVIEIQSLQIQIYSAQLWIHAHFTGIRYLLYNFPLLSGLIGVISNFAFLSVLVLFSYLQFIWGSIWPPEQVTMGDRTHLQQKKEGAWKHIGQNKKEETGSDNTLDLAGGPHSEASFPVHAKMKGELETEFPETVGSLNVTSDVQDNSTALESSTEEPPILLEAPDILETIVSEEDPDRKGEAEVEGDGDSEEEPRVPPPLNPALRKRHTSCLSS; this is translated from the exons ATGGAGGGCAAGAGGCTGGGAGTGGCAGGCGGTACTGATAGATCCCCGATGTCGTTCAAGATGGAGCCCGGCGGGCAGCCCCAGCATCGTGGGGGCAGCGGGGGCAGCTGCAGCGGCGGGGGAGAGATGGCTAGCGCAGTGGGGCCCATCCTGTTGTGGCTGCAGGATGTGGTGGTGCTGGCACTACTCAGGGGGCGGCGGACTCTCCTCCAGGCTGccatcctgctctgtgtgctggtgctgctgctctggGTGGCCATCTTCCTCTATGGCAGCTTCTACTACTCCTACATGCCCACCGCCAGCTTCAGGATGCCCATACACTACCACTACAG GACAGATTGTGACTCCAGCAGCAGAGACCTTTGTTCCTTTCCAATGGCTAATGTGTCCCTGCTGAGGAATGGCCGAGATCAG GTGATGATATATGGCCAGCCCTACCGGATCTCTCTGGATCTGGAGATGCCGGAGTCCCCAGTCAATCAGGACCTGGGAATGTTTATGATCAGGATGTCCTGTTATTCCAGCGAGGGTCGGAGCATCGCCACCGTTTCCCGCTCA gtaAGCCTGCTCACTTCCTCTGGCTCTCGCACT GCCATGCTGCACTTCCGATCCAGCCTGCTGCAGACGATGGCTACCCTTTTGTTCTCACCACTCCTGCTGTCCGGGATGTCAGAGCAGAAGCAACTGGTTGAGGTGGAGCTTTTCTCCGCTTATAAGGAAAACTCT TACCTGCCAACTGTAGGGGCAGTGATTGAGATCCAGTCTCTGCAAATCCAGATCTACTCTGCTCAGCTGTGGATCCATGCTCACTTCACCGGCATCAG GTACCTCCTATACAACTTCCCCCTTTTGTCAGGCCTGATTGGTGTGATCAGCAACTTTGCCTTCCTCAGCGTGCTGGTTCTCTTCAGCTACCTGCAGTTCATATGGGGGAGCATCTGGCCACCTGAGCAG gtcaCAATGGGTGACAggacacacctgcagcagaAGAAAGAAGGAGCTTGGAAACACATCGGCCAGA ataaaaaagaagagacaggaagtgacaacACTCTAGACCTTGCAGGAGGACCCCATTCTGAGGCATCTTTTCCAGTGCATGCAAAGATGAAAG GGGAGCTGGAGACAGAATTTCCTGAAACTGTGGGCTCTTTGAATGTAACATCAGATGTGCAAGACAATAGCACAG CATTGGAGTCATCCACAGAGGAGCCCCCCATTCTCCTTGAAGCTCCTGACATTTTGGAGACCATTGTAAGCGAGGAGGACCCTGACCGgaaaggagaggcagaggtggAGGGTGATGGGGATTCAGAGGAGGAACCGAGGGTGCCTCCTCCATTGAACCCTGCCCTGCGCAAGCGCCACACCTCCTGCTTGAGCTCCTGA
- the LOC118791019 gene encoding seipin-like isoform X3 — MEGKRLGVAGGTDRSPMSFKMEPGGQPQHRGGSGGSCSGGGEMASAVGPILLWLQDVVVLALLRGRRTLLQAAILLCVLVLLLWVAIFLYGSFYYSYMPTASFRMPIHYHYRTDCDSSSRDLCSFPMANVSLLRNGRDQVMIYGQPYRISLDLEMPESPVNQDLGMFMIRMSCYSSEGRSIATVSRSAMLHFRSSLLQTMATLLFSPLLLSGMSEQKQLVEVELFSAYKENSYLPTVGAVIEIQSLQIQIYSAQLWIHAHFTGIRYLLYNFPLLSGLIGVISNFAFLSVLVLFSYLQFIWGSIWPPEQVRVRVTMGDRTHLQQKKEGAWKHIGQNKKEETGSDNTLDLAGGPHSEASFPVHAKMKGELETEFPETVGSLNVTSDVQDNSTALESSTEEPPILLEAPDILETIVSEEDPDRKGEAEVEGDGDSEEEPRVPPPLNPALRKRHTSCLSS; from the exons ATGGAGGGCAAGAGGCTGGGAGTGGCAGGCGGTACTGATAGATCCCCGATGTCGTTCAAGATGGAGCCCGGCGGGCAGCCCCAGCATCGTGGGGGCAGCGGGGGCAGCTGCAGCGGCGGGGGAGAGATGGCTAGCGCAGTGGGGCCCATCCTGTTGTGGCTGCAGGATGTGGTGGTGCTGGCACTACTCAGGGGGCGGCGGACTCTCCTCCAGGCTGccatcctgctctgtgtgctggtgctgctgctctggGTGGCCATCTTCCTCTATGGCAGCTTCTACTACTCCTACATGCCCACCGCCAGCTTCAGGATGCCCATACACTACCACTACAG GACAGATTGTGACTCCAGCAGCAGAGACCTTTGTTCCTTTCCAATGGCTAATGTGTCCCTGCTGAGGAATGGCCGAGATCAG GTGATGATATATGGCCAGCCCTACCGGATCTCTCTGGATCTGGAGATGCCGGAGTCCCCAGTCAATCAGGACCTGGGAATGTTTATGATCAGGATGTCCTGTTATTCCAGCGAGGGTCGGAGCATCGCCACCGTTTCCCGCTCA GCCATGCTGCACTTCCGATCCAGCCTGCTGCAGACGATGGCTACCCTTTTGTTCTCACCACTCCTGCTGTCCGGGATGTCAGAGCAGAAGCAACTGGTTGAGGTGGAGCTTTTCTCCGCTTATAAGGAAAACTCT TACCTGCCAACTGTAGGGGCAGTGATTGAGATCCAGTCTCTGCAAATCCAGATCTACTCTGCTCAGCTGTGGATCCATGCTCACTTCACCGGCATCAG GTACCTCCTATACAACTTCCCCCTTTTGTCAGGCCTGATTGGTGTGATCAGCAACTTTGCCTTCCTCAGCGTGCTGGTTCTCTTCAGCTACCTGCAGTTCATATGGGGGAGCATCTGGCCACCTGAGCAGGTCAGAGTTAGG gtcaCAATGGGTGACAggacacacctgcagcagaAGAAAGAAGGAGCTTGGAAACACATCGGCCAGA ataaaaaagaagagacaggaagtgacaacACTCTAGACCTTGCAGGAGGACCCCATTCTGAGGCATCTTTTCCAGTGCATGCAAAGATGAAAG GGGAGCTGGAGACAGAATTTCCTGAAACTGTGGGCTCTTTGAATGTAACATCAGATGTGCAAGACAATAGCACAG CATTGGAGTCATCCACAGAGGAGCCCCCCATTCTCCTTGAAGCTCCTGACATTTTGGAGACCATTGTAAGCGAGGAGGACCCTGACCGgaaaggagaggcagaggtggAGGGTGATGGGGATTCAGAGGAGGAACCGAGGGTGCCTCCTCCATTGAACCCTGCCCTGCGCAAGCGCCACACCTCCTGCTTGAGCTCCTGA
- the LOC118791019 gene encoding seipin-like isoform X4 — protein MEPGGQPQHRGGSGGSCSGGGEMASAVGPILLWLQDVVVLALLRGRRTLLQAAILLCVLVLLLWVAIFLYGSFYYSYMPTASFRMPIHYHYRTDCDSSSRDLCSFPMANVSLLRNGRDQVMIYGQPYRISLDLEMPESPVNQDLGMFMIRMSCYSSEGRSIATVSRSVSLLTSSGSRTAMLHFRSSLLQTMATLLFSPLLLSGMSEQKQLVEVELFSAYKENSYLPTVGAVIEIQSLQIQIYSAQLWIHAHFTGIRYLLYNFPLLSGLIGVISNFAFLSVLVLFSYLQFIWGSIWPPEQVRVRVTMGDRTHLQQKKEGAWKHIGQNKKEETGSDNTLDLAGGPHSEASFPVHAKMKGELETEFPETVGSLNVTSDVQDNSTALESSTEEPPILLEAPDILETIVSEEDPDRKGEAEVEGDGDSEEEPRVPPPLNPALRKRHTSCLSS, from the exons ATGGAGCCCGGCGGGCAGCCCCAGCATCGTGGGGGCAGCGGGGGCAGCTGCAGCGGCGGGGGAGAGATGGCTAGCGCAGTGGGGCCCATCCTGTTGTGGCTGCAGGATGTGGTGGTGCTGGCACTACTCAGGGGGCGGCGGACTCTCCTCCAGGCTGccatcctgctctgtgtgctggtgctgctgctctggGTGGCCATCTTCCTCTATGGCAGCTTCTACTACTCCTACATGCCCACCGCCAGCTTCAGGATGCCCATACACTACCACTACAG GACAGATTGTGACTCCAGCAGCAGAGACCTTTGTTCCTTTCCAATGGCTAATGTGTCCCTGCTGAGGAATGGCCGAGATCAG GTGATGATATATGGCCAGCCCTACCGGATCTCTCTGGATCTGGAGATGCCGGAGTCCCCAGTCAATCAGGACCTGGGAATGTTTATGATCAGGATGTCCTGTTATTCCAGCGAGGGTCGGAGCATCGCCACCGTTTCCCGCTCA gtaAGCCTGCTCACTTCCTCTGGCTCTCGCACT GCCATGCTGCACTTCCGATCCAGCCTGCTGCAGACGATGGCTACCCTTTTGTTCTCACCACTCCTGCTGTCCGGGATGTCAGAGCAGAAGCAACTGGTTGAGGTGGAGCTTTTCTCCGCTTATAAGGAAAACTCT TACCTGCCAACTGTAGGGGCAGTGATTGAGATCCAGTCTCTGCAAATCCAGATCTACTCTGCTCAGCTGTGGATCCATGCTCACTTCACCGGCATCAG GTACCTCCTATACAACTTCCCCCTTTTGTCAGGCCTGATTGGTGTGATCAGCAACTTTGCCTTCCTCAGCGTGCTGGTTCTCTTCAGCTACCTGCAGTTCATATGGGGGAGCATCTGGCCACCTGAGCAGGTCAGAGTTAGG gtcaCAATGGGTGACAggacacacctgcagcagaAGAAAGAAGGAGCTTGGAAACACATCGGCCAGA ataaaaaagaagagacaggaagtgacaacACTCTAGACCTTGCAGGAGGACCCCATTCTGAGGCATCTTTTCCAGTGCATGCAAAGATGAAAG GGGAGCTGGAGACAGAATTTCCTGAAACTGTGGGCTCTTTGAATGTAACATCAGATGTGCAAGACAATAGCACAG CATTGGAGTCATCCACAGAGGAGCCCCCCATTCTCCTTGAAGCTCCTGACATTTTGGAGACCATTGTAAGCGAGGAGGACCCTGACCGgaaaggagaggcagaggtggAGGGTGATGGGGATTCAGAGGAGGAACCGAGGGTGCCTCCTCCATTGAACCCTGCCCTGCGCAAGCGCCACACCTCCTGCTTGAGCTCCTGA
- the LOC118791019 gene encoding seipin-like isoform X1, with translation MEGKRLGVAGGTDRSPMSFKMEPGGQPQHRGGSGGSCSGGGEMASAVGPILLWLQDVVVLALLRGRRTLLQAAILLCVLVLLLWVAIFLYGSFYYSYMPTASFRMPIHYHYRTDCDSSSRDLCSFPMANVSLLRNGRDQVMIYGQPYRISLDLEMPESPVNQDLGMFMIRMSCYSSEGRSIATVSRSVSLLTSSGSRTAMLHFRSSLLQTMATLLFSPLLLSGMSEQKQLVEVELFSAYKENSYLPTVGAVIEIQSLQIQIYSAQLWIHAHFTGIRYLLYNFPLLSGLIGVISNFAFLSVLVLFSYLQFIWGSIWPPEQVRVRVTMGDRTHLQQKKEGAWKHIGQNKKEETGSDNTLDLAGGPHSEASFPVHAKMKGELETEFPETVGSLNVTSDVQDNSTALESSTEEPPILLEAPDILETIVSEEDPDRKGEAEVEGDGDSEEEPRVPPPLNPALRKRHTSCLSS, from the exons ATGGAGGGCAAGAGGCTGGGAGTGGCAGGCGGTACTGATAGATCCCCGATGTCGTTCAAGATGGAGCCCGGCGGGCAGCCCCAGCATCGTGGGGGCAGCGGGGGCAGCTGCAGCGGCGGGGGAGAGATGGCTAGCGCAGTGGGGCCCATCCTGTTGTGGCTGCAGGATGTGGTGGTGCTGGCACTACTCAGGGGGCGGCGGACTCTCCTCCAGGCTGccatcctgctctgtgtgctggtgctgctgctctggGTGGCCATCTTCCTCTATGGCAGCTTCTACTACTCCTACATGCCCACCGCCAGCTTCAGGATGCCCATACACTACCACTACAG GACAGATTGTGACTCCAGCAGCAGAGACCTTTGTTCCTTTCCAATGGCTAATGTGTCCCTGCTGAGGAATGGCCGAGATCAG GTGATGATATATGGCCAGCCCTACCGGATCTCTCTGGATCTGGAGATGCCGGAGTCCCCAGTCAATCAGGACCTGGGAATGTTTATGATCAGGATGTCCTGTTATTCCAGCGAGGGTCGGAGCATCGCCACCGTTTCCCGCTCA gtaAGCCTGCTCACTTCCTCTGGCTCTCGCACT GCCATGCTGCACTTCCGATCCAGCCTGCTGCAGACGATGGCTACCCTTTTGTTCTCACCACTCCTGCTGTCCGGGATGTCAGAGCAGAAGCAACTGGTTGAGGTGGAGCTTTTCTCCGCTTATAAGGAAAACTCT TACCTGCCAACTGTAGGGGCAGTGATTGAGATCCAGTCTCTGCAAATCCAGATCTACTCTGCTCAGCTGTGGATCCATGCTCACTTCACCGGCATCAG GTACCTCCTATACAACTTCCCCCTTTTGTCAGGCCTGATTGGTGTGATCAGCAACTTTGCCTTCCTCAGCGTGCTGGTTCTCTTCAGCTACCTGCAGTTCATATGGGGGAGCATCTGGCCACCTGAGCAGGTCAGAGTTAGG gtcaCAATGGGTGACAggacacacctgcagcagaAGAAAGAAGGAGCTTGGAAACACATCGGCCAGA ataaaaaagaagagacaggaagtgacaacACTCTAGACCTTGCAGGAGGACCCCATTCTGAGGCATCTTTTCCAGTGCATGCAAAGATGAAAG GGGAGCTGGAGACAGAATTTCCTGAAACTGTGGGCTCTTTGAATGTAACATCAGATGTGCAAGACAATAGCACAG CATTGGAGTCATCCACAGAGGAGCCCCCCATTCTCCTTGAAGCTCCTGACATTTTGGAGACCATTGTAAGCGAGGAGGACCCTGACCGgaaaggagaggcagaggtggAGGGTGATGGGGATTCAGAGGAGGAACCGAGGGTGCCTCCTCCATTGAACCCTGCCCTGCGCAAGCGCCACACCTCCTGCTTGAGCTCCTGA
- the LOC118790839 gene encoding guanine nucleotide-binding protein G(I)/G(S)/G(O) subunit gamma-3-like isoform X1, which translates to MTSLARLNGLFLLGCILCSYFLCVSSCVRMKGDTPVNSTMSVGQARKLVEQLKIEASMCRIKVSKAAADLMAYCDAHACEDPLITPVPTSENPFREKKFFCTLL; encoded by the exons ATGACAAGCCTAGCTAGGCTGAATGGACTGTTCTTGCTGGGGTGCATTTTATGCTCATATTTCCTGTGTGTCTCTTCCTGTGTCAGGATGAAAGGTGATACCCCTGTGAACAGCACCATGAGTGTGGGCCAGGCCAGGAAGCTAGTGGAGCAGCTGAAGATTGAAGCCAGCATGTGCAGGATCAAG GTGTCAAAGGCAGCAGCAGACTTGATGGCATATTGCGATGCCCATGCCTGTGAAGACCCGCTCATCACGCCAGTTCCCACGTCCGAAAACCCCTTCCGAGAGAAGAAATTTTTCTGCACTCTGCTTTGA
- the LOC118790839 gene encoding guanine nucleotide-binding protein G(I)/G(S)/G(O) subunit gamma-3-like isoform X2, whose product MKGDTPVNSTMSVGQARKLVEQLKIEASMCRIKVSKAAADLMAYCDAHACEDPLITPVPTSENPFREKKFFCTLL is encoded by the exons ATGAAAGGTGATACCCCTGTGAACAGCACCATGAGTGTGGGCCAGGCCAGGAAGCTAGTGGAGCAGCTGAAGATTGAAGCCAGCATGTGCAGGATCAAG GTGTCAAAGGCAGCAGCAGACTTGATGGCATATTGCGATGCCCATGCCTGTGAAGACCCGCTCATCACGCCAGTTCCCACGTCCGAAAACCCCTTCCGAGAGAAGAAATTTTTCTGCACTCTGCTTTGA